Proteins from a genomic interval of Medicago truncatula cultivar Jemalong A17 chromosome 3, MtrunA17r5.0-ANR, whole genome shotgun sequence:
- the LOC25491003 gene encoding spermidine coumaroyl-CoA acyltransferase: MADQKAPLKLEMKDVVLVKSSKSIPSCILSLSTLDNIYINNSLFLFVHVYRSSTIHDSDSGFDPCHVFKEALSKALDYYYPLAGRLVKHAGDGRLRVEFGVGDAEYGVPFLEAYANCTLSSLHYLDNTDTEIAKDLVLDIPSPKDKSYPLVLMVTKFLCGGFTIGMGLSHAICDGFGASQIFRAIVELARGRTEPSVKPVWEREKQVGSIAIQTFPQCPMDRESVSLSPFVNQNNTTIIKQYCFKVEGEMIRRLKLSLMNENENIRFTTFEVLAGYVWRSRARALKLKSNGLTALTIAVGSRRNLKDYDTLPKGYYGNSIIDVNVVLKVSVLNEMPLYETIKLIKETKNIAFTADYVTNSINSLELEASGAVTSLSELKHLGFQENLNFEGYELVNFLTAPCKMLGTLDTCIFSSPNKLDDHDLSMEGGVRIFTSLPEAVGDPHSRCMHESHAYIYTLR, encoded by the exons ATGGCGGATCAGAAAGCACCCCTAAAGCTAGAAATGAAAGATGTTGTGCTTGTAAAATCATCCAAGTCCATTCCTTCTTGTATTCTTTCTCTGTCTACACTTGACAATATATACATCAATAATAGCCTTTTTCTATTTGTTCATGTATACCGGTCATCAACAATTCATGATTCTGATTCGGGTTTCGACCCTTGTCATGTATTCAAAGAAGCGCTCTCAAAGGCTTTGGATTATTATTATCCTCTTGCAG GTAGACTAGTGAAACATGCTGGTGACGGAAGACTTAGAGTCGAGTTTGGTGTTGGTGATGCAGAATATGGTGTTCCATTCTTAGAAGCATATGCTAATTGCAccctttcttctcttcattacTTGGACAATACTGACACAGAAATTGCAAAAGACTTGGTGCTTGATATTCCTTCTCCTAAGGATAAAAGTTACCCTTTGGTGTTAATGGTGACAAAATTTCTTTGTGGCGGTTTCACAATTGGAATGGGGTTGTCGCATGCTATTTGTGACGGATTTGGCGCATCACAAATCTTCAGAGCAATTGTTGAACTTGCAAGAGGAAGAACTGAGCCATCAGTGAAACCtgtgtgggaaagagaaaaacaagtTGGATCAATAGCTATACAAACTTTTCCACAATGTCCCATGGACCGAGAATCTGTTTCACTTTCACCCTttgtaaatcaaaataatactaCGATAATTAAACAATATTGTTTTAAAGTAGAGGGTGAAATGATAAGAAGACTTAAGTTGAGtttgatgaatgaaaatgaaaatataaggTTCACAACTTTTGAAGTGCTTGCAGGTTATGTGTGGAGGTCAAGAGCAAGAGCCTTAAAACTTAAAAGCAATGGTTTAACAGCGCTAACCATTGCAGTTGGTAGTAGACGCAACTTAAAGGATTATGATACTTTACCTAAAGGGTATTATGGGAATTCTATTATAGATGTAAATGTTGTTTTAAAAGTGAGTGTGCTCAACGAAATGCCACTCTATGAAACCATTAAGCTGATTAAAGAGACTAAAAATATTGCTTTCACTGCTGATTATGTTACAAACTCAATAAACTCTTTGGAATTGGAAGCTAGTGGTGCAGTAACGTCTCTAAGTGAGTTGAAACATTTGGGTTTTCaggaaaatttaaattttgaaggcTATGAATTAGTGAATTTTTTAACTGCACCATGCAAGATGCTTGGCACCCTCGATACGTGTATTTTCTCATCTCCTAATAAACTTGATGATCATGATCTGTCAATGGAAGGAGGAGTTAGGATATTTACATCACTCCCTGAAGCTGTAGGAGATCCACACTCAAGGTGCATGCATGAatcacatgcatatatatacacATTGCGATGA